In Gemmatimonadota bacterium, a single window of DNA contains:
- a CDS encoding phytanoyl-CoA dioxygenase family protein produces the protein MTPSPRYLSEEQLAQFWSDGYLVLKGTLDDDVVDSARSFLLDLIPRDLVIPDHYHANHARFKPHNPDGNGSFFEPAMLPLLQNEGLYGAAVDILETEFIQVWDGSAGITLRNRAMEGRLQNLHLDAVPKGPEELNEGFLRTGIGIGGCYYLNKVEDNGGGIHVVPGAPNRVREIMLGEPDGLKRNDGWGKIVDFKSSMEVTGDAGDFVLMHHLMPHSASANHNASPRIAQFTRLQTLSEEEARQAPGPDRPLSPDALAALTPLGRKLFRLDPWIG, from the coding sequence ATGACCCCATCCCCCCGCTACCTCTCTGAAGAGCAATTGGCGCAATTCTGGTCCGATGGCTACCTCGTCCTGAAGGGCACGCTGGATGACGACGTCGTCGACAGTGCCCGCAGTTTCCTGCTGGACCTGATCCCACGCGATCTGGTCATCCCGGACCATTACCACGCGAACCACGCCCGGTTCAAGCCCCATAATCCGGACGGAAACGGCAGTTTTTTTGAGCCTGCCATGCTGCCCCTGCTGCAGAACGAGGGGCTGTACGGCGCAGCCGTGGACATCCTGGAGACCGAATTCATCCAGGTGTGGGACGGCTCGGCAGGGATTACCTTGAGGAACCGCGCCATGGAAGGGCGGCTCCAGAACCTCCACCTCGACGCCGTACCGAAGGGTCCCGAGGAACTGAACGAGGGATTCCTCCGCACCGGCATCGGCATCGGCGGATGCTATTACCTCAACAAGGTGGAAGACAACGGTGGCGGCATACACGTGGTGCCCGGCGCGCCGAACCGCGTTCGGGAGATCATGTTGGGCGAGCCGGACGGGCTCAAGCGCAACGACGGCTGGGGCAAAATCGTCGATTTCAAGTCGTCCATGGAGGTCACCGGGGACGCCGGCGACTTCGTACTCATGCACCACCTGATGCCGCATTCCGCCAGTGCCAACCACAACGCCTCGCCGAGGATCGCCCAGTTCACCCGGCTGCAGACCCTGTCAGAAGAAGAAGCCCGCCAGGCGCCCGGACCCGACCGGCCCCTGAGTCCGGACGCCCTGGCCGCGCTGACCCCGCTGGGCCGCAAATTGTTCC
- a CDS encoding phytanoyl-CoA dioxygenase family protein → MTASAAPLNFKPMTNSQPLNAQQIAHFKLNGYLVLENVFDGETLEAWRRQIWRALDGCLEDPETWPRETSGLDGYEYDPPQSALVHHPSMMSIIDQLSGGHFVAGDGIPIIRWPEPERTFEIPQTGHIDAYGGRWLPFMIGATTYLYDVEPGGGALIYWPGSHHAAHRYFLEHPSHVDGSFLEIEGFSWDVFCDNPATGGREFTAKAGDVVLWHSYLTHNGSENTSSSPRFALFARWNHEKYLEHDFRYEIPEDLWKYWAV, encoded by the coding sequence TTGACAGCGTCCGCCGCGCCGCTTAATTTCAAGCCCATGACCAATTCACAACCGCTGAACGCCCAGCAGATCGCCCACTTCAAGCTGAACGGCTACCTGGTGCTGGAGAACGTGTTCGACGGGGAGACCCTGGAGGCGTGGCGGCGGCAGATCTGGCGGGCGCTCGATGGATGCCTGGAGGATCCCGAGACCTGGCCCCGGGAGACGAGCGGTCTCGACGGGTACGAATACGATCCACCCCAATCGGCCCTCGTGCACCATCCGTCCATGATGTCGATTATCGACCAGCTCAGCGGGGGACACTTCGTCGCGGGCGACGGCATACCGATCATACGCTGGCCCGAACCGGAGCGGACGTTCGAGATCCCTCAAACGGGCCATATCGACGCCTACGGGGGACGCTGGCTGCCCTTCATGATCGGCGCGACGACCTATCTCTACGACGTGGAACCCGGCGGGGGCGCCCTCATCTACTGGCCGGGAAGCCACCACGCCGCCCACCGGTATTTCCTGGAGCATCCCTCGCACGTGGACGGGAGTTTTCTCGAGATCGAGGGTTTCTCCTGGGATGTTTTCTGCGACAACCCTGCCACCGGCGGCCGGGAATTCACCGCGAAGGCCGGCGACGTGGTGCTCTGGCACTCCTACCTGACGCACAATGGTTCGGAAAACACCAGCTCCTCGCCGCGCTTCGCCCTGTTCGCCCGCTGGAACCACGAGAAATACCTGGAGCATGACTTCAGATACGAGATTCCCGAAGACCTGTGGAAGTATTGGGCGGTGTGA
- a CDS encoding phytanoyl-CoA dioxygenase family protein produces MAEIRPTMTDDDVMDFVANGYVVLDEMVGADFNERCRNLKQGPAKETVGSPDFIREVLLHPRLAGVIRSLLGPNFLMPTGGHHHLIDQPVSGQDWHSDGISGLGYEINELQCYYYPQDVNIEDGPTMILPGSHCRAVNRDALAHYGDLAGQLSLVVKAGTVAITRYGIWHRAGPKLNYKPRSMIKFSYFRNSDPRQRDWLIESEEIPAYRDRPAAPYTSGVESYRDLRRRIHTWNWLCGLSEEESMAHDRWRPAYETGTQPVEEVVLQ; encoded by the coding sequence ATGGCGGAGATCAGACCGACAATGACCGATGACGACGTGATGGATTTCGTGGCCAATGGATACGTGGTGCTCGACGAGATGGTTGGTGCCGATTTCAACGAGCGGTGCCGCAACTTGAAACAAGGCCCCGCGAAGGAAACGGTCGGCTCGCCCGATTTCATCCGCGAAGTGCTGCTCCATCCCCGGTTGGCCGGCGTGATCCGTTCGCTGCTCGGACCCAATTTCCTGATGCCCACGGGGGGCCATCACCATCTCATTGACCAGCCGGTCTCGGGGCAGGACTGGCATTCGGACGGTATATCCGGCCTCGGATACGAGATCAACGAACTGCAGTGCTACTATTATCCTCAGGACGTGAACATCGAAGACGGGCCGACCATGATCCTGCCCGGTTCCCACTGCCGGGCGGTCAACCGCGACGCCCTGGCCCATTACGGCGATCTTGCCGGCCAGCTTTCGCTCGTCGTGAAGGCCGGCACCGTGGCCATCACCCGGTACGGCATCTGGCACCGGGCCGGCCCCAAGCTCAATTACAAGCCCCGCAGCATGATCAAGTTCTCCTACTTCCGCAATTCGGATCCGCGACAGCGTGACTGGCTGATCGAATCGGAAGAAATCCCCGCGTATCGGGATCGCCCGGCCGCGCCCTACACGAGCGGGGTGGAATCCTACCGGGACCTGAGGCGCCGCATCCACACCTGGAACTGGCTGTGCGGGCTGAGCGAGGAAGAGTCCATGGCCCACGACAGGTGGCGGCCCGCCTACGAGACCGGCACGCAACCCGTCGAGGAAGTCGTCCTGCAGTGA
- a CDS encoding cupin domain-containing protein yields the protein MLITHTRREEMHLGVSHGGAAASYFNPGFDGTAFASPWGFIHSVIFPPGSGIGEHSHTYAEEIFVTIDNAMQFTHNGRTAEVDGGAAVPLRSGESHAIYNHTDRDTWFFNFHCVDTVREPKHEDFDDPRRVVELESTDRLPVGRFDRGLLRPRRHHGGRGEVLYRQIWGSRDFQTNFEYLCHVLLPPGTSVGYHRHDLVEEAYMIMDGRGRITVNDETVEVVRGDAVPNLIGSAHGIYNHTNEDLELFVVGVSLEKGKVDATDLGDDLAGRTP from the coding sequence ATGCTGATCACCCACACCAGACGGGAAGAAATGCACCTAGGCGTCAGCCACGGCGGCGCGGCGGCGAGCTATTTCAATCCCGGTTTCGACGGGACGGCTTTCGCGTCTCCCTGGGGATTCATCCATTCCGTGATCTTCCCGCCGGGAAGCGGCATCGGTGAACACAGCCACACCTACGCGGAAGAGATCTTCGTCACCATCGACAACGCCATGCAGTTCACACACAATGGCCGCACGGCCGAAGTCGACGGCGGCGCCGCGGTGCCCCTGCGGTCGGGCGAGTCCCACGCCATCTACAACCACACGGACCGGGATACCTGGTTCTTCAATTTTCATTGTGTGGACACGGTCCGTGAACCGAAGCATGAGGACTTCGACGACCCGCGCAGAGTGGTCGAACTGGAGTCCACGGACCGCCTGCCCGTCGGCCGGTTCGACCGCGGCCTGCTCAGACCCCGAAGACACCACGGCGGACGCGGCGAAGTGCTGTACCGCCAGATCTGGGGAAGCCGGGATTTCCAGACCAATTTCGAATATCTCTGCCACGTCCTGCTGCCGCCCGGTACTTCTGTGGGGTACCACCGGCACGATCTCGTGGAAGAAGCCTACATGATCATGGACGGCCGGGGCCGGATCACCGTGAACGACGAGACCGTGGAAGTAGTCCGTGGGGATGCCGTTCCCAACCTGATCGGAAGTGCCCACGGTATCTACAACCATACGAACGAGGACCTCGAACTCTTCGTCGTCGGCGTGAGCCTGGAAAAGGGCAAGGTGGACGCGACCGACCTGGGCGACGACCTGGCCGGACGAACACCATGA
- a CDS encoding phytanoyl-CoA dioxygenase family protein — translation MTKQSFQAHVLDLKVEGYTILTDQLTAEECAEARKELETRYPDRDRGSFEWLFNKARVFERFYQLPDHLRLIRHFLGPDALLSAVYGSVVLPGEGGRGLHSDSGITGHNREASMPEADDGRRITSHSIALNTIFCLSPFTETNGATEFVPGSHRYEYLNVPDSAYENARTAVAPEGSLVLFDVNTWHGTTKNQTDETRYAVLSPWRRRWTKCEYEMARVVKPDVLERAGEDGPVIFGFQAQSPYTELWQWDREEGGPKPEFSHLRRD, via the coding sequence ATGACAAAGCAATCCTTTCAGGCGCACGTACTGGATCTGAAGGTCGAAGGATACACTATCCTGACGGACCAGCTTACGGCGGAGGAGTGCGCCGAGGCGCGAAAGGAACTTGAAACCCGGTACCCCGACCGGGACCGCGGCAGCTTCGAGTGGCTCTTCAACAAAGCGCGGGTCTTCGAACGGTTCTACCAGCTGCCCGACCATCTGCGGCTGATCCGACACTTCCTCGGTCCCGACGCGCTCCTCAGCGCCGTGTACGGTTCGGTGGTGTTGCCCGGAGAGGGCGGTCGCGGCCTGCATTCAGACAGCGGCATCACGGGGCACAACCGCGAGGCTTCCATGCCCGAAGCCGACGATGGGCGGCGGATCACGAGCCACTCGATCGCCCTGAACACGATCTTCTGCCTGAGCCCCTTTACCGAGACCAACGGCGCCACCGAATTCGTCCCCGGCAGCCACCGGTACGAATACCTGAACGTGCCCGATTCGGCCTACGAAAACGCCCGGACCGCCGTGGCCCCGGAAGGATCGCTGGTGCTCTTCGACGTGAACACCTGGCACGGCACGACGAAGAACCAGACCGACGAAACGCGATACGCGGTGCTCAGCCCCTGGCGCCGGCGCTGGACGAAGTGCGAATACGAAATGGCCCGCGTGGTGAAGCCCGACGTGCTCGAACGGGCGGGCGAGGACGGACCGGTCATCTTCGGATTCCAGGCCCAGTCCCCCTACACGGAACTCTGGCAGTGGGACCGGGAAGAAGGCGGGCCCAAACCGGAGTTCAGCCACCTGCGGCGGGACTGA
- a CDS encoding mandelate racemase/muconate lactonizing enzyme family protein, giving the protein MKITDVQVHLVESWRKTRDIGSPWIFVQVYTDEGVVGLGDATNWPGGTIIAQSVEELGKLIIGEDPFHIEYLYHRMYYALEQIGQTGAVIAAVSGIEIALWDIVGKVTGQPIYNLIGGPCRDRIRFYSHASNPEECAALAEKGVTAIKAYFPADPPTNGERIDSPRSVTLRQEKLALDHMRRCREAVGDEVDLCTDVGCRYTTSAAIRIGNRLEEIGLLFYEEPVHPENIDALARVTASVNVPVCVGERRYTRFGFRDLIAAQAVDMIMPDVVRTGGIMETKKIAAMAESYYMQVSPHNPNSALSTTASLHVMANIPNALVLEFVDEKWDAPWRDDLLTDPPVVESGYFRLPEKPGLGTELNMDVVEKYRFKG; this is encoded by the coding sequence TTGAAAATCACCGACGTTCAAGTGCACCTGGTGGAGTCCTGGCGTAAAACCAGGGACATCGGCTCGCCGTGGATCTTCGTCCAGGTCTATACCGACGAGGGTGTCGTGGGCCTGGGGGACGCCACCAACTGGCCGGGCGGTACGATCATCGCCCAATCCGTGGAGGAACTGGGCAAGCTCATCATCGGCGAGGATCCCTTCCACATCGAGTACCTGTACCATCGCATGTACTACGCCCTGGAGCAGATCGGGCAGACCGGCGCGGTCATCGCGGCCGTCAGCGGCATCGAGATCGCCCTGTGGGACATCGTGGGCAAGGTCACCGGACAGCCCATCTACAACCTCATCGGCGGACCATGCCGCGACCGCATCCGGTTCTACAGCCACGCGTCCAACCCGGAAGAATGCGCGGCGCTGGCTGAGAAGGGCGTTACCGCCATCAAGGCGTACTTTCCCGCCGACCCGCCGACCAACGGGGAGCGCATCGATTCGCCCCGCTCGGTCACGCTGCGGCAGGAGAAGCTGGCTCTGGATCACATGCGCCGTTGCCGCGAGGCCGTGGGCGACGAAGTGGACCTCTGCACTGACGTGGGGTGCCGGTACACCACGAGCGCCGCGATCCGCATCGGCAACCGGCTGGAGGAGATCGGCCTGCTGTTCTACGAGGAACCTGTCCACCCGGAGAACATCGACGCCCTCGCACGGGTGACCGCGTCGGTCAACGTGCCCGTGTGCGTGGGGGAGCGCAGGTACACGCGCTTCGGCTTCCGGGACCTGATCGCCGCGCAGGCGGTGGACATGATCATGCCCGACGTGGTGCGCACGGGCGGCATCATGGAGACCAAGAAGATCGCCGCCATGGCCGAGAGCTACTACATGCAGGTCTCGCCCCACAATCCGAACAGCGCATTGTCGACGACTGCGAGCCTGCACGTCATGGCCAACATCCCGAACGCCCTGGTCCTCGAGTTCGTGGACGAGAAATGGGACGCGCCCTGGCGCGACGACCTGCTGACCGATCCGCCGGTCGTGGAGAGCGGCTATTTCCGGCTCCCCGAGAAACCGGGGCTGGGGACGGAACTGAACATGGACGTCGTGGAGAAGTACCGGTTCAAAGGTTGA
- a CDS encoding cupin domain-containing protein: MQLHDDKQTNRADNIQGAEIRLPSADLTADLAFFMKTLGFRMDKIYPADYPTISVLSGHGLTIRLEQGASEPPGTLRILCRDPAALAGGQTELTAPNGTRIEIVQADPPLEIPPTQHAFLVRRLKDNTPWVIGRAGMHYRDLVPGRLGGSIIASHIRIPDAGPVPDVVHYHTVGFQLIFAYRGEVKLVYEDQGPPFMLKAGDCVIQPPEIRHRVLESSENLQVIEIGVPADHVTTIDHEVELPTGVLNPNRVFGGQTFCRHQLKDAVWEPWRLAGFEARETGIGEATGGVASVQVARVTDGKNDSSTDGRSSSGSEQVTSHTGDILFTFVMEGEVALNGENQETHRLEAGDAYVIPPHTKTSLTDRSADLELLEVALPARFETIVH; the protein is encoded by the coding sequence ATGCAACTGCATGACGACAAACAGACGAATCGCGCGGACAACATCCAGGGCGCCGAGATCCGGCTGCCGTCCGCGGACCTGACCGCGGACCTGGCTTTCTTCATGAAGACCCTCGGTTTCCGCATGGACAAGATCTATCCCGCCGACTACCCGACGATCTCCGTGCTTTCCGGCCACGGACTCACCATCCGGCTGGAGCAAGGCGCCTCCGAACCGCCGGGCACGCTGCGGATCCTGTGCCGCGATCCGGCGGCCCTCGCTGGCGGGCAGACTGAACTCACCGCGCCGAACGGCACCCGAATCGAGATCGTACAGGCCGATCCGCCGCTGGAGATTCCACCGACGCAACACGCCTTCCTCGTGCGGAGGCTGAAGGACAACACCCCCTGGGTGATCGGCCGCGCGGGCATGCACTACCGCGACCTGGTGCCCGGCCGCCTGGGCGGGAGCATCATCGCCTCTCACATCCGGATCCCCGACGCCGGGCCCGTTCCCGACGTCGTGCACTACCACACCGTGGGATTCCAGCTGATCTTCGCCTACAGGGGCGAGGTGAAGCTCGTCTACGAGGACCAGGGGCCGCCCTTCATGCTCAAGGCCGGGGACTGCGTGATCCAGCCCCCGGAGATCCGGCACCGCGTGCTCGAATCGTCCGAGAACCTGCAGGTGATCGAGATCGGCGTCCCGGCCGACCACGTGACCACCATCGACCACGAGGTCGAACTGCCCACGGGGGTACTGAATCCCAATCGCGTCTTCGGCGGTCAGACGTTCTGCCGCCACCAGCTCAAGGACGCGGTGTGGGAACCGTGGAGGCTGGCGGGGTTCGAAGCGAGGGAAACGGGCATCGGCGAGGCGACGGGCGGCGTGGCCTCGGTGCAGGTCGCCCGTGTGACGGATGGCAAGAACGACAGTTCAACGGACGGCCGCTCCTCTTCCGGCAGCGAACAGGTCACGAGCCACACGGGCGATATCCTCTTCACCTTCGTGATGGAAGGGGAAGTCGCGCTGAACGGCGAAAACCAGGAAACGCACAGGCTGGAGGCTGGGGACGCCTACGTCATACCGCCCCACACGAAGACTTCGCTCACGGACCGCTCGGCCGACCTCGAACTCCTCGAGGTGGCACTGCCCGCGCGGTTCGAGACCATCGTACACTGA
- a CDS encoding phytanoyl-CoA dioxygenase family protein, with translation MEDCVLISKRILPGERLADNVMEDTLEKFHRDGFALIPGVLTRDEIDALREATDRCFNDPVLAGTDYVSGRGDGFVLRHTLELDAVFVDMLIREPILSLAEAVVGEDCKFCGQNVIRNARGQAIDLWHVDDRVEFPLPDDVPRHDSRIRMPVQWFTIQMALTDIDTIEDGPTQFVPGSQYSGRDPNNQENPEFDGRGPVSAFCKAGDVYLQNNQCWHRGAPVTSDRMRYVFQSQYAAFWAYRRFSTYNHVPVPPTVLSRASERLRGVLGV, from the coding sequence ATGGAGGATTGCGTTTTGATTTCCAAACGGATACTTCCCGGGGAGCGCCTTGCTGACAACGTGATGGAGGATACGCTGGAAAAGTTCCACCGGGACGGCTTCGCCCTCATCCCCGGGGTGCTCACCCGGGATGAAATCGACGCGCTCCGCGAGGCCACGGACCGCTGTTTCAACGATCCCGTGCTCGCCGGTACCGACTACGTGAGCGGACGAGGGGACGGATTCGTATTGCGGCATACGCTGGAGCTGGACGCGGTGTTTGTGGACATGCTGATCCGCGAACCGATCCTGAGCCTGGCCGAGGCGGTCGTGGGGGAGGACTGCAAGTTCTGCGGCCAGAACGTGATCCGAAACGCGCGGGGACAGGCGATCGATCTGTGGCACGTGGACGACCGGGTGGAGTTTCCGCTGCCGGACGACGTGCCCCGCCATGATTCCCGAATCCGCATGCCGGTGCAGTGGTTCACCATCCAGATGGCGCTCACCGACATCGACACGATCGAGGACGGTCCGACGCAGTTCGTCCCGGGCAGCCAGTACTCCGGCAGAGACCCCAACAACCAGGAAAATCCGGAGTTCGATGGACGGGGACCCGTTTCGGCCTTCTGCAAGGCGGGAGATGTCTACCTGCAGAACAACCAGTGCTGGCATCGCGGAGCACCGGTCACCTCCGACCGTATGCGCTACGTTTTTCAATCCCAGTACGCCGCCTTCTGGGCCTACCGGCGGTTCAGCACGTACAACCACGTACCCGTGCCACCCACGGTGCTGAGCCGGGCTTCTGAACGGTTGCGCGGGGTGCTGGGGGTCTGA
- a CDS encoding 2,3,4,5-tetrahydropyridine-2,6-dicarboxylate N-succinyltransferase: MNLAEQIQRLYTQAEAADRDEARAAFASLRTELAEGRVRAADPDPSSQTGWRVNAWVKQGILVGFRFGDVVTFDSPSTDSPWLDKDTLHLRPLSTASDVRIVPGGSSVRDGAYLGRGVICMPPMYVNIGAYIGDGSMVDSHALIGSCAQVGSGVHVSAGAQIGGVLEPVGALPVIVEDDALIGGNTGLYEGAMVKRRAVIGAGTVLTGSTPIYDLPRERIIRPVEGEPTVVPEDAVVVPGAREVTGGAGPAWGLSLATPVIVKYRDDRTDARVELETWLR, from the coding sequence ATGAATCTCGCCGAACAGATACAGCGTCTCTACACGCAGGCAGAGGCCGCCGACCGGGATGAGGCCCGCGCCGCGTTCGCGTCACTTCGAACCGAACTCGCGGAGGGCAGGGTGCGCGCGGCCGATCCGGACCCGTCGTCCCAGACCGGCTGGCGCGTCAACGCCTGGGTCAAGCAGGGCATCCTCGTCGGGTTCCGCTTTGGCGACGTGGTAACCTTCGACTCGCCGAGTACGGATTCGCCCTGGCTAGACAAGGATACGCTGCATCTTCGCCCGCTCTCCACCGCGTCGGACGTCCGTATCGTACCCGGCGGATCGTCGGTGCGTGACGGTGCGTATCTTGGCCGCGGTGTTATCTGCATGCCGCCGATGTACGTCAACATCGGTGCGTACATCGGCGACGGGAGTATGGTTGACTCACACGCGCTTATCGGTTCCTGTGCACAGGTCGGAAGCGGCGTCCATGTCAGCGCGGGGGCGCAGATCGGCGGCGTGCTGGAACCGGTGGGCGCCCTTCCCGTGATCGTCGAGGACGACGCCCTTATCGGCGGCAACACCGGTCTGTACGAAGGCGCGATGGTCAAGCGCAGGGCGGTCATCGGCGCCGGCACCGTGCTGACGGGATCCACCCCGATTTACGATCTGCCCAGGGAACGTATCATCCGGCCCGTGGAGGGCGAGCCGACCGTCGTGCCTGAAGATGCGGTCGTCGTACCCGGCGCGCGTGAAGTCACGGGCGGCGCCGGACCGGCCTGGGGCCTCTCCCTCGCTACACCGGTCATCGTCAAGTACCGCGACGATCGCACAGACGCGCGTGTTGAGCTTGAAACATGGCTCCGGTAG
- a CDS encoding mannonate dehydratase encodes MHVGTQQFSTADEDLEYLARHGVFNKSELNITFHREYGWDVDELAAKKEKCAGFGINMEMVALPIADLNVDGGQVPNYMLGKYEEGDKEIELVCNMVRQASEAGIPAIKYYLCEMENQRTESDPPGRGGSIYSTWDLEKAKDRPARYDEPVTAEMNWARITYFLERVIPVATECKVRMACHPCDPWLPPGYRCVDRVLGGFDGFKQFIEICPSPYHGVNLCLGCMAESSLDPLNEVPNIIRYLGSRKKIFLCHFRNIVGGRNKFQEVWPDEGVMNMHRNMRALKEVGYPHMCVPDHAPGHKDPDSYRQAFAYEFGYIQAMIQAVMDEG; translated from the coding sequence ATGCACGTCGGTACCCAGCAGTTCAGCACGGCGGACGAAGACCTCGAATATCTCGCCCGTCACGGCGTCTTCAACAAGAGCGAGCTCAACATCACCTTTCACAGGGAGTACGGCTGGGACGTGGACGAACTGGCGGCCAAGAAGGAGAAGTGCGCCGGTTTCGGCATCAACATGGAAATGGTGGCCCTCCCCATCGCCGACCTGAACGTGGACGGTGGCCAGGTACCCAACTACATGCTGGGCAAGTATGAGGAAGGCGACAAGGAAATCGAGCTGGTCTGCAACATGGTGCGCCAGGCCTCGGAAGCGGGCATCCCCGCGATCAAGTACTACCTGTGCGAAATGGAGAACCAGCGGACCGAGAGCGATCCGCCCGGACGTGGGGGATCGATCTACAGCACATGGGACCTGGAGAAGGCCAAGGACCGGCCGGCAAGGTACGACGAACCCGTGACGGCCGAGATGAACTGGGCCCGCATCACCTACTTCCTGGAACGGGTGATCCCCGTGGCCACGGAATGCAAGGTGCGCATGGCCTGCCATCCCTGCGACCCCTGGCTTCCCCCCGGGTACCGCTGCGTGGACCGCGTGCTCGGCGGCTTCGATGGTTTCAAGCAGTTCATCGAGATCTGTCCCAGTCCCTATCACGGGGTCAACCTCTGCCTGGGCTGCATGGCGGAGAGTTCCCTCGATCCCCTTAACGAGGTGCCGAACATCATCCGCTACCTCGGCTCGCGCAAGAAGATCTTCCTCTGCCATTTCCGCAACATCGTGGGCGGGCGCAACAAGTTCCAGGAGGTCTGGCCCGACGAGGGCGTGATGAACATGCACCGCAACATGCGGGCGCTCAAGGAGGTCGGCTATCCGCACATGTGCGTGCCCGACCACGCCCCGGGACACAAGGACCCGGACAGCTACCGCCAGGCCTTCGCCTACGAGTTCGGCTACATCCAGGCGATGATTCAGGCGGTGATGGACGAGGGGTAG
- a CDS encoding amidohydrolase, whose product MIIDSHAYCFPPGDAKAGYAHARDHLRWMQAEHAVHHQPAWRVRDRAPASSEAIAPEAPGDWSTLPDVDFRVDRTHGRVVWTIDGEDYTKQFYPPHLRNLEYTSGDLVAEMDYAGVDAALLHTNPMLGRDSAFQAACVSAFPGRLYSMAPVDEWRIADEPDAVIKEIERAVRDHGLHAVKFNATLAYRGSGQPWSGGAYHPFWDAVAALNVPVFFTLGAGPVLGYHADLTQGYLGELGVFMDWMDRYPDTVCSITHGFPWRMFIDGDRLVLPEGLWRPFENPHLSLEVCFPVRIGDLFDYPYREVWTALEEMVDRIGADRLLWGTDMPFQNRFCTYRQSRDWIEKYADFLTEADLAAIMGGTAARILGIASTRKFT is encoded by the coding sequence ATGATCATCGATTCCCACGCGTACTGCTTTCCACCGGGTGACGCGAAGGCCGGGTACGCCCATGCCCGGGACCACCTCAGGTGGATGCAGGCCGAGCACGCGGTCCATCACCAGCCGGCCTGGCGGGTCCGGGACCGGGCCCCCGCCTCGTCGGAGGCGATCGCGCCGGAGGCCCCCGGCGACTGGTCCACGCTCCCCGACGTGGATTTCCGTGTCGATCGAACCCACGGCCGCGTGGTGTGGACGATCGACGGCGAAGACTACACCAAGCAGTTCTACCCGCCCCACCTTCGCAATCTTGAATACACCTCCGGCGACCTGGTCGCCGAGATGGACTACGCGGGCGTGGACGCCGCCCTGCTCCATACCAATCCCATGCTGGGCCGGGACAGCGCGTTCCAGGCTGCGTGTGTCTCTGCCTTTCCCGGCCGCCTGTATTCCATGGCGCCCGTGGACGAGTGGCGTATCGCCGATGAGCCGGACGCTGTGATCAAGGAGATCGAGCGGGCCGTGCGGGATCACGGACTGCACGCCGTCAAGTTCAATGCCACGCTGGCCTATCGCGGGAGCGGGCAGCCGTGGAGCGGCGGCGCTTACCACCCCTTCTGGGACGCCGTGGCCGCCCTGAACGTCCCGGTCTTCTTCACCCTGGGTGCCGGACCCGTCCTCGGGTACCACGCCGACCTCACGCAGGGGTACTTAGGCGAACTCGGCGTGTTCATGGACTGGATGGACCGTTACCCGGACACGGTCTGCAGCATCACCCACGGTTTCCCCTGGCGCATGTTTATCGACGGTGACCGTCTCGTGTTGCCGGAAGGCCTGTGGAGACCCTTCGAAAACCCCCACCTCAGCCTGGAAGTGTGCTTTCCCGTGCGGATCGGCGATCTGTTCGACTATCCCTACCGCGAGGTCTGGACCGCACTGGAAGAGATGGTTGACCGAATTGGAGCAGACAGGTTGCTGTGGGGCACGGACATGCCTTTCCAGAACCGGTTCTGCACCTACCGCCAGTCCCGGGACTGGATCGAGAAGTACGCGGATTTTCTAACCGAGGCGGACCTGGCCGCGATCATGGGCGGCACCGCCGCACGAATCCTGGGCATCGCCAGCACCCGCAAGTTTACATAA